The genomic interval ACAAGGCCAGCATGACTGCAAGCACTCAACACACCCACATACGTAACATTGTCTGGCTTCAACCCTGCTTGAAGCATTTCTGAGAACACCCTTAGAGCTTCCTGACCATGTCCATGCAAAGCAAACCCCAAGATGATGACAGTGTAGGACAATTGGTTCCTCTTGGCCATCTTTTGAAAGAGCCGCCACCCCTTCTCCAGACAACCACATTTTATATACATGTCTATCAAGGAAGTCTCTACTATAATATTTAGTCCACTTATGTTCCTCAATAAGGACCCATGGATGCACCTTCCCAAATGGAGGGCACCCAAATGGGTACACGCAGAAAGCACACTGACTAATGTGCTTTCTTCAGCCCTCCAACATCCTTCTCTATTCATCTCCCCAAACAGCCTGAGACACTCGCTCCACATGCCCAAGCTAGCATGAGCTGAAATGAGGGCACTCCAAGAGGCAACACTCTTCTGATCCATCTGCTCAAACATTGCACAAGAAAGTTCTATCTCCCCACACTTCCCATACATGTTGACCAAGCTGTTCTGCACAAACACATTATCTTCCAGGCCAAGCTTGAAAATATGGCCATGAACCTGCATTCCTTCCTCGAGTGCGAATAATCCAGTGCATGCCTTGAGAAGAGTCGGGTACGTAAAATTATCTGGCTCAACCCCTCTCTCAACCATCTCTTCATAAAGATGCAAGGCTTCCTCGGAGTTCATATCCTTGACGTGTCCTCTAATCATGGCGTTGAACTCATATGAAGTTGGTTCATCGAGTTCTCGGAAAACTGAGCAGGCATACTCCATGCTACCCCAATTTGAGAGAGCACAGGTGACAATGAGATTGCCAGCACAAAAGGAGTTCCAAAATAGACCCAACTTGAGGATTTGGGCATGCACTTGCTTGAATTCTTCCATGTTTCTGCATTTCTTCAACATGGAGACGCATTCGTTCTCCCTAGACCCCAAACTGAATTCTGGGTTTTGTGGTGCCAGGGAATGGGTTTGATGGAGGACAGACGCCCCGATATTCATGTCATCCACATCATGGTTGGCCTATCTGCATTCTTAGGTGCAGCAAAGCAGCATAGCTAAATATAAAGCACAATTAAACTGCCGTTTCGTTTCCACTTGGTTCAAGTTTTATCATAGAAAAAAACAGAGAGAAGCGAGAGAAACTGAACCTAGAAGTCAGAATTTCTGATTCTTGATTAAGAAAATGAGATGGGTACCGCTGGTTGGGCGGTCGCTGATCTACATCTGAGAAACCAGTCGGGAAATTTGAGCTAGGAAGTCGAATTTATTGCCTCTGATGACCAAAAGGTGATGGATGCTGCCATGAACACTCACTGGGCTAAATCTGAGCAATCGCATATTGGAAATTGGAGAGAAATGGAAAGAAATACTCGTAGTCTCTGCACTTTATTTATTATCTTCCAGAAATTGTGATAGTTGATGCGGAAATAGATTGAGGATAGCTGGTAAGAGGGGATTTGCATCTCATCCTTGAGATTTTGCAAGAGAATTCCAGCCAGAAGAATCGTGTGGAACAAATACGGATATAGGAGGATAATGTTTGTGACTGGAGAGGGGTTTGGCTGTTTCCTAGGGTTTCAtttgttggatttttttttttgttttaattttccaaagaaatataaaatggtcacctcattcaaattttttttgctaGCATctatatagaaaaaataaaaataaaaataaaaaattcaactatttcatgaaaattttggaaaaataaaaaaccagTGGTGGTTTGTAGAATaaaacctaaaaaatatttttcttaaggaACACTAATGCTCAAATTATCTCTCTTCCCTATGGTGATTTGTGTTTTTACTATTAGAGATTCCacgaatatgcatgaaatatgattttaaaagtagctatcaaataaaattattaaattataagaTTATAAATAGTATGCCATATCAATTTTGTATGTTCAATCACAAAATTTAACCGTAATTAGATGTCTCAAAATTTTATAATGATTTTTTATATTTCAAGCTTTTTCTTTAGTCCTAAATTTGGTGGAAATGGTGGCGTTGAGTTATTTTTCACAATATTTTTAATACTTTGTAATTAACTactaaatttataatttaataagtTTATTAAAATTAGAATCTCGAccataaataaaattatcaatcttttgaattaaaattttaattactattggtaattacaaaattcattaattttattatcagtatttattatgaaaaatTACTTCAAATATTTTTAGTTGTTAAAAAAATAACATTTTAGGGGAGTTTAAGTAGTAATCAATATATTTATGGGatcattttaaatattaattatactATTTACTATTTCATGAAGTAATTCAAATTGTTGACTCAATCCTTATTAATGGACGTacattattaattcaattattattaattggttgttaaaaaatattaattcaattgTCATTGGCAGttacaataattaaattaaaaatattagagATTGTTTCAAAATACTAAAGATTTTATTTctgagatttttcaaaatattaattatattattgaTTGTTTCAAAAATTAACTCATTTAtcaacaattataaaaattattaattcgGTTATTGTTacattattaattcaattattaatgTAGTTGAGAAAAAACATTCTGCCCCCATTGCACCGGCagtaaacccatcacaaagtccatagaaatgtgattcCATTTCCATTCTAAGATATAAAGTGGTTGTAGCTGACCTGTCGGCCTTtagtgctcaactttaacctgttggcacgtcaaacactgctgcacaaactcaataatctctctcttcataccgctccaccaaaaatactttcgtagatccttatacattttagtgttacTTGAATGTACCGTGTACGGGAacctatgagcctcctcaaggatcgtccttctgatatcctcacctacaggcacacacaatttggaacggaaccgcaaaacTCCGTCattagaaatattgaactccttCCCCTGTCCatcttgtactttttctatcaactccatcaactctacATCATTCTTCTGGGCTGCTTTACTTTCATATAGTATAGGTTGTGCCACAATGCCTGGgaatcactctccaccaactccacgccaagcctcTTCAAGTCCATTTGGATCGGGCACTGAATTTCTACTACTGACTGTGCTGTTTCccctgattttcggctcaaagcatcagccaccacattagctttacctggatggtagctaatagtacaatcataatccttgatgagctctaaccatcttttttgccgcatattcaacttcttctgcgtgaagtactttaaacttttataatctgaaaatatttcacatctctctccgtatagataatgcctccaaatcttcagtgcatgaaccactatagccaattctagatcataagTGGGATAAtgcttttcatattctttcaattgtttagaggcatatgctactactctgccCTACTACATCAATATACATCCGAGCCCCCTCAAAGACGCGTCACAatagatcacgtaaccatcacctccagATGGAATAATCAATATTCGTACTGTGAtgagcctctacttcaattcctagaagctctgctcacagctattgtcccattcaaacctaacattctttttggttagtcgtgttagaggccctgataatgctgaaaatccttctacaaaccgtCGGCAATAACCTGCTAGTCTT from Malania oleifera isolate guangnan ecotype guangnan chromosome 9, ASM2987363v1, whole genome shotgun sequence carries:
- the LOC131164311 gene encoding pentatricopeptide repeat-containing protein At1g31920 — encoded protein: MNIGASVLHQTHSLAPQNPEFSLGSRENECVSMLKKCRNMEEFKQVHAQILKLGLFWNSFCAGNLIVTCALSNWGSMEYACSVFRELDEPTSYEFNAMIRGHVKDMNSEEALHLYEEMVERGVEPDNFTYPTLLKACTGLFALEEGMQVHGHIFKLGLEDNVFVQNSLVNMYGKCGEIELSCAMFEQMDQKSVASWSALISAHASLGMWSECLRLFGEMNREGCWRAEESTLVSVLSACTHLGALHLGRCIHGSLLRNISGLNIIVETSLIDMYIKCGCLEKGWRLFQKMAKRNQLSYTVIILGFALHGHGQEALRVFSEMLQAGLKPDNVTYVGVLSACSHAGLVKEGLQCFDRMKFEHRIEPTLQHYGCMVELLGRAGKLKEAFELIKSMPMEPNDVVWRSLLGACKVHQELEIGELAAKKLFQLKTQNAGDYLALSNIYARARRWEDVAMVRTEMFQMGMIQTLGFSMVEVNRKVYKFVSQDKSHPQCQGVYEMLHQMEWQLKFEGYSPDTTQVLLDVDEDEKRWRLSGHSQKLAIAFALIHTSQGSPIRIVRNIGMCSDCHTYTKLISMIYQRTITVRDRNRFHHFKDGTCSCRDCW